In Bacteroidales bacterium, a single genomic region encodes these proteins:
- a CDS encoding NapC/NirT family cytochrome c, whose amino-acid sequence MKFNDLKLPKTVYNWTSIIGATIALISLFMIVFLFVITSLFNQGGSYIGIVIYIALPTLLVIGLIMIPIGMVIRFKILAKEKETMATPWPSIDFNEPRHRNAFMIFSVGSTIFLLLSAVGSYEAFHYTESVEFCGTLCHAVMKPEYVAYQNSPHAKVACVECHVGSGADWYVRSKLAGLYQVYAVTTNSFPRPIPVPIRNLRPARETCEECHWPEKFYARQLRIQRHYLPDAENTEWDIHLQMKIGPNLSALGLQEGIHWHINSDVRIEYISTSPDREIIPWVRYTNLKTGEVLEYEDPENALLPGQIDSLETRQMDCMDCHNRPSHNYQTPIFSINTAITAGLIPKELPDVKSMALQVMNTEYSTTDSAILGIEKGMNEYYSSTYEELYKNKPELIQQAIKGIQDTYQKNIFPEMKVNWDAYPNHIGHLEFNGCFRCHNDRHTTSSGRKISQDCNLCHSIVAQGTPGNMQVIPGIDQSLEFYHQDDPDQAWKGNLCSDCHRDLY is encoded by the coding sequence ATGAAATTTAATGATTTAAAGCTTCCAAAAACCGTTTATAACTGGACTTCCATTATCGGTGCCACTATCGCACTGATCAGCCTGTTCATGATCGTTTTTCTTTTCGTGATCACTTCACTTTTCAACCAGGGGGGTTCCTATATAGGGATAGTCATTTATATCGCCTTACCTACTTTGTTGGTAATAGGATTAATCATGATCCCAATTGGGATGGTTATCAGATTTAAAATACTGGCGAAAGAAAAGGAAACAATGGCCACACCCTGGCCTTCTATCGACTTTAATGAACCCAGGCACAGGAATGCTTTTATGATATTTTCGGTGGGTTCGACTATTTTCCTTCTCCTGTCAGCTGTCGGAAGTTATGAAGCCTTTCACTATACAGAGTCGGTTGAATTCTGCGGTACATTATGCCATGCAGTTATGAAACCTGAATATGTAGCATACCAGAATTCACCGCATGCCAAAGTCGCCTGTGTAGAATGCCACGTGGGATCCGGAGCTGATTGGTATGTCAGGTCGAAGCTTGCTGGACTTTACCAGGTATATGCCGTAACCACGAACAGTTTCCCCAGACCCATTCCGGTTCCGATCAGGAACCTGCGCCCGGCCAGGGAAACCTGCGAAGAATGCCACTGGCCTGAAAAGTTCTATGCAAGGCAGCTCCGGATCCAGCGGCATTATTTGCCAGATGCTGAAAATACAGAATGGGATATCCATCTCCAGATGAAAATCGGCCCAAACCTTAGTGCACTTGGTTTGCAGGAAGGCATCCACTGGCATATAAATTCCGATGTCAGGATCGAATACATCTCGACTTCTCCCGACAGAGAGATCATTCCCTGGGTTCGTTATACTAATTTGAAAACCGGTGAGGTTTTAGAATACGAGGATCCTGAAAACGCCTTGCTTCCTGGACAAATTGACTCACTCGAAACCAGGCAGATGGATTGCATGGATTGTCATAACCGCCCTTCACATAATTATCAGACACCAATTTTTTCGATTAATACCGCTATCACGGCAGGTTTGATCCCTAAAGAACTCCCGGATGTTAAAAGCATGGCCTTGCAAGTAATGAACACAGAATATTCCACGACCGATTCTGCCATATTGGGTATTGAAAAGGGAATGAATGAATATTATTCTTCGACTTACGAAGAATTATACAAAAATAAACCCGAACTCATCCAACAAGCCATTAAAGGCATCCAGGATACTTATCAAAAAAATATATTCCCTGAAATGAAAGTTAACTGGGATGCATACCCTAATCACATCGGGCATCTTGAGTTTAACGGCTGTTTTCGTTGTCATAACGACCGACATACCACATCGTCCGGCAGGAAAATATCGCAGGACTGCAATCTTTGTCATTCCATTGTTGCACAGGGAACCCCGGGCAATATGCAGGTTATTCCCGGCATCGATCAATCGCTTGAATTCTATCACCAGGATGATCCGGATCAGGCATGGAAAGGCAATTTATGTTCCGATTGCCACCGCGATCTTTATTAG